A section of the Salmo salar chromosome ssa05, Ssal_v3.1, whole genome shotgun sequence genome encodes:
- the LOC106605372 gene encoding pleckstrin homology domain-containing family F member 2 isoform X1 gives MVDRLANSEANSKRIQVVEGCFGAAGQPLVIPGRVLIGEGVLTKLCRKKPKARQFFLFNDILVYGNIVIQKKKYNKQHIIPLESVTIDTVADEGDLRNGWLIKTPTKSFAVYAATATEKSEWMSHIGKCVGDLLEKSGKAPTGEHAAVWIPDSEATLCMRCQKIKFTPLSRRHHCRKCGYVVCGPCSDKKFLLPSQSSKPVRVCEFCYLQLASAGGGTGLGPRSDSYSRSGSKFNNVSDDEDEEDSSD, from the coding sequence ATGGTGGACCGGCTGGCGAACAGCGAGGCCAACTCCAAGCGGATCCAGGTAGTCGAGGGCTGCTTCGGCGCAGCGGGCCAGCCACTGGTCATACCGGGCCGGGTACTCATCGGTGAGGGTGTGCTCACCAAGCTGTGTCGCAAGAAGCCCAAGGCGCGCCAGTTCTTCCTGTTCAACGACATCCTGGTGTACGGCAACATTGTCATCCAGAAGAAGAAGTACAACAAGCAGCACATCATCCCGCTGGAGAGCGTCACCATCGACACGGTGGCTGATGAAGGCGACCTGCGGAACGGCTGGCTCATCAAGACACCCACCAAGTCCTTCGCTGTCTACGCGGCCACCGCTACCGAGAAGTCAGAGTGGATGAGCCACATCGGCAAGTGCGTGGGCGACCTGTTGGAGAAGAGTGGCAAGGCGCCGACTGGCGAGCACGCCGCCGTCTGGATACCAGACTCAGAGGCCACCCTCTGCATGCGCTGCCAGAAGATCAAGTTCACGCCCTTAAGCCGCCGCCACCACTGCCGCAAGTGCGGCTATGTGGTTTGTGGCCCGTGCTCTGACAAGAAATTCCTGCTGCCCAGCCAGTCGTCCAAGccggtgcgtgtgtgtgagttctGTTACCTGCAGCTGGCCTCCGCAGGAGGGGGGACGGGCTTAGGCCCACGCTCGGACTCCTACAGCCGGTCAGGGTCAAAGTTCAACAACGTGTCGGACGACGAAGATGAGGAGGACAGCAGTGACTGA
- the LOC106605372 gene encoding pleckstrin homology domain-containing family F member 2 isoform X2, producing the protein MSEAKMVDRLANSEANSKRIQVVEGCFGAAGQPLVIPGRVLIGEGVLTKLCRKKPKARQFFLFNDILVYGNIVIQKKKYNKQHIIPLESVTIDTVADEGDLRNGWLIKTPTKSFAVYAATATEKSEWMSHIGKCVGDLLEKSGKAPTGEHAAVWIPDSEATLCMRCQKIKFTPLSRRHHCRKCGYVVCGPCSDKKFLLPSQSSKPVRVCEFCYLQLASAGGGTGLGPRSDSYSRSGSKFNNVSDDEDEEDSSD; encoded by the coding sequence gCGAGGCTAAGATGGTGGACCGGCTGGCGAACAGCGAGGCCAACTCCAAGCGGATCCAGGTAGTCGAGGGCTGCTTCGGCGCAGCGGGCCAGCCACTGGTCATACCGGGCCGGGTACTCATCGGTGAGGGTGTGCTCACCAAGCTGTGTCGCAAGAAGCCCAAGGCGCGCCAGTTCTTCCTGTTCAACGACATCCTGGTGTACGGCAACATTGTCATCCAGAAGAAGAAGTACAACAAGCAGCACATCATCCCGCTGGAGAGCGTCACCATCGACACGGTGGCTGATGAAGGCGACCTGCGGAACGGCTGGCTCATCAAGACACCCACCAAGTCCTTCGCTGTCTACGCGGCCACCGCTACCGAGAAGTCAGAGTGGATGAGCCACATCGGCAAGTGCGTGGGCGACCTGTTGGAGAAGAGTGGCAAGGCGCCGACTGGCGAGCACGCCGCCGTCTGGATACCAGACTCAGAGGCCACCCTCTGCATGCGCTGCCAGAAGATCAAGTTCACGCCCTTAAGCCGCCGCCACCACTGCCGCAAGTGCGGCTATGTGGTTTGTGGCCCGTGCTCTGACAAGAAATTCCTGCTGCCCAGCCAGTCGTCCAAGccggtgcgtgtgtgtgagttctGTTACCTGCAGCTGGCCTCCGCAGGAGGGGGGACGGGCTTAGGCCCACGCTCGGACTCCTACAGCCGGTCAGGGTCAAAGTTCAACAACGTGTCGGACGACGAAGATGAGGAGGACAGCAGTGACTGA